From Candidatus Gastranaerophilales bacterium, one genomic window encodes:
- a CDS encoding SMP-30/gluconolactonase/LRE family protein, which produces MELIFYNNDKLLEGPVFDNEGKFLYFVSILDNKIYRMNLLTKNILEIKTESNVGCVAPLSNGWILSAEYQGIFMINPEDGTRKFVTHIISDNRVRYNDGKLDSNGRFIVGTKGYIEDVDGIGNLYSLDKNCNSKILVKNTTISNGLAFSKNDKILYFIDTPTKKIGRYSYDLHSGDVKFIDYLYEVSEGYPDGMCCDDNDNLYIAIWGGGKVIQISKQGRLLTEIKLPVLNVSSCNILNNVLYITTAKSELAEQHAGGLYKHDLNKA; this is translated from the coding sequence ATGGAACTGATTTTTTATAATAACGATAAACTGCTCGAAGGTCCTGTCTTTGACAATGAAGGAAAATTCTTATATTTTGTTTCAATCTTAGATAACAAAATTTATCGAATGAATTTATTAACAAAAAATATTCTTGAAATAAAAACAGAATCTAATGTCGGTTGCGTTGCTCCATTAAGTAATGGTTGGATTCTATCAGCTGAATATCAAGGAATTTTTATGATTAATCCCGAAGACGGTACTAGAAAATTTGTCACCCATATTATTTCCGATAATAGAGTTCGATATAATGACGGTAAATTAGACAGCAATGGCCGTTTTATTGTTGGCACCAAAGGTTATATAGAAGATGTTGATGGTATTGGCAATCTTTATTCTCTAGACAAAAATTGTAATTCAAAAATTTTGGTTAAAAATACCACTATTTCTAATGGGTTAGCTTTCTCAAAAAATGACAAAATTTTGTATTTTATAGATACACCAACTAAAAAAATCGGACGTTATTCGTACGATTTGCATTCAGGCGATGTCAAGTTTATTGATTATTTATACGAAGTTTCAGAAGGATACCCTGATGGAATGTGTTGTGATGATAATGATAACCTTTATATTGCAATTTGGGGGGGCGGTAAAGTTATACAGATATCAAAACAAGGGAGGCTTTTAACCGAGATAAAGCTTCCTGTATTAAATGTATCCTCATGTAATATATTGAATAATGTTCTTTATATAACTACAGCAAAGTCAGAGCTTGCAGAGCAGCATGCCGGTGGGTTATATAAACATGATTTAAACAAAGCTTAA